From Actinoplanes oblitus, a single genomic window includes:
- a CDS encoding HNH endonuclease has translation MTLANLDASSVLAAIAEFDRLGREKFLRTTRFGPSRLYFLEHEGRLYDSKAIAGYAHGLSTGTPLAAAGFSGGEKTVVPAFAEIGFTVRYVPRQDWTRDEIILACALIEPHGWRQLDRNDPRVAELSALLQQATIYPVDRRGPDFRTPASVLRKMADIETSHPSYGGRATNGNRLDREVLTDFLDRPAEMHAFAAAIREALLAEASDSVTSDTDVDDPVADEGSVLMRQHRRRERDPKIRRDKIAEAKRRGIAIACEVCDFNFESTYGPRGVDYIECHHRVPLHVSGQTQTRLRDLALICSNCHRMIHRTKTWLTIEELHALVKEYRR, from the coding sequence GTGACGCTTGCCAATCTCGATGCATCGTCGGTGCTCGCTGCCATCGCCGAGTTCGACCGGCTCGGCCGGGAGAAATTCCTGCGCACGACGCGCTTCGGCCCCTCGCGTCTGTACTTCCTGGAGCATGAGGGCCGGCTGTACGACTCCAAGGCCATCGCCGGATATGCGCACGGCCTCAGTACCGGTACTCCCCTCGCCGCAGCCGGCTTCAGCGGCGGCGAAAAGACTGTCGTCCCAGCGTTCGCGGAAATCGGCTTCACGGTCCGCTACGTACCTCGGCAGGACTGGACCCGTGACGAGATCATCTTGGCCTGCGCCCTGATCGAGCCCCATGGCTGGCGTCAGCTCGACCGCAACGATCCGCGGGTGGCCGAGCTGTCCGCGTTGCTGCAGCAGGCCACCATCTATCCGGTCGATCGGCGCGGGCCCGACTTCCGCACGCCGGCCAGCGTGCTGCGCAAGATGGCTGACATCGAAACGTCGCATCCGTCCTATGGAGGGCGGGCCACCAACGGCAACCGGCTGGACCGCGAGGTGCTGACGGACTTCCTGGACCGTCCGGCAGAGATGCATGCTTTCGCTGCGGCCATCCGCGAGGCCCTCCTGGCGGAGGCTTCGGACTCGGTGACTTCCGACACGGATGTGGATGATCCCGTCGCTGACGAAGGCAGCGTCCTGATGCGCCAGCATCGTCGGCGCGAGCGCGACCCGAAGATCCGGCGAGACAAGATCGCCGAGGCGAAGCGGCGCGGCATCGCTATCGCGTGTGAGGTGTGTGACTTCAACTTCGAGAGCACCTACGGCCCGCGAGGTGTCGACTACATCGAGTGCCACCATCGGGTCCCGCTGCACGTCAGCGGTCAGACCCAGACGAGACTGAGGGATCTGGCGCTCATCTGCTCGAACTGCCACCGCATGATCCATCGGACCAAGACGTGGCTCACCATCGAGGAGCTCCACGCCCTGGTGAAGGAATACCGGCGGTAA
- a CDS encoding thiamine pyrophosphate-dependent enzyme, producing the protein MTVTMLRRLTGDEKHAPSAHSTLDVIRVLYERVLRITPATADAPDRDRFLLSKGHGPAAYYAVLADRGFIPEDWLDGMGRWHSRLGTHPDRVLIPGVEVGTGSLGHGLGLAVGTALGLRAQGYPRARTFVLLGDAELDEGSNHEAIAYAAAIRLPLTAIVIDNRSATHGWPGGIPARFPGWSVSLVDGHDHDQIEKALSVRDDHPHLVVATVEPKWS; encoded by the coding sequence ATGACCGTCACCATGCTGCGACGCCTCACCGGCGACGAGAAACACGCGCCCAGCGCGCACTCCACACTGGATGTGATCAGGGTCCTCTACGAGCGGGTGCTGCGGATCACGCCGGCGACCGCCGACGCGCCCGACCGGGATCGCTTCCTGCTCTCCAAGGGCCACGGGCCGGCCGCGTACTACGCGGTGCTGGCCGACCGGGGGTTCATCCCCGAGGACTGGCTGGACGGGATGGGCCGCTGGCACAGCCGGCTCGGCACCCACCCGGACCGGGTGCTGATCCCCGGTGTCGAGGTGGGCACCGGTTCGCTCGGGCACGGCCTCGGTCTCGCCGTCGGGACCGCGCTCGGCCTGCGCGCCCAGGGCTACCCGCGGGCGCGGACGTTCGTGCTGCTCGGCGACGCGGAACTGGACGAGGGATCGAACCACGAGGCGATCGCGTACGCCGCGGCGATCCGGCTGCCACTCACCGCGATCGTCATCGACAACAGGTCCGCCACCCACGGCTGGCCGGGCGGCATTCCGGCACGGTTCCCCGGCTGGTCCGTGTCGCTGGTCGACGGGCACGACCACGACCAGATCGAAAAAGCGCTTTCGGTACGCGACGACCACCCGCACCTGGTCGTCGCCACCGTCGAACCGAAGTGGAGCTGA
- the corA gene encoding magnesium/cobalt transporter CorA — protein MSDRENHTWGLGRPLSKAWAARAMNRFLGSADAGQQPGQETGPDGSAVVDCGVYVAGERIPGAFTPDQAFAEARRRDDAFVWLGLHQPSELEMSDIARTYGLHELSVEDAVKAEQRPKLEQFGDVHFLVLRTARYVPHQELTESSQVVETGQMMIFIGDRFVITVRHGHASEMSPVRADLEKQRAQLLQQGPWAVAYAVTDRVVDHYLEVAEQVEADLDLIEEGVFSRDKSAPIQQVYQLKRELVEFRRAVVPLQRPLSGIIASQGVVPKEIRRYFRDVQDHLTRTVEQVSSYDDLLNSILQARLAQVTVDQNNDMRKIAAWAGIATVWTAAAGVYGMNFDYMPETKWQYGYPGLIAVLSVITVILYRAFRRNGWL, from the coding sequence ATGAGCGACCGCGAGAACCACACGTGGGGCCTTGGCCGGCCGTTGTCCAAGGCCTGGGCGGCCCGGGCGATGAACCGTTTCCTCGGGTCCGCCGACGCCGGTCAGCAGCCCGGCCAGGAGACCGGCCCGGACGGCTCCGCGGTGGTCGACTGCGGGGTCTACGTCGCCGGTGAGCGGATTCCCGGCGCGTTCACTCCGGACCAGGCGTTCGCCGAGGCCCGCCGGCGCGACGACGCCTTCGTCTGGCTGGGCCTGCACCAGCCCTCCGAGCTCGAGATGAGCGACATCGCGCGGACCTACGGCCTGCACGAGCTGTCCGTCGAGGACGCTGTGAAGGCCGAGCAGCGACCCAAGCTGGAGCAGTTCGGCGACGTGCACTTCCTGGTGTTGCGGACCGCGCGGTACGTGCCGCACCAGGAACTGACCGAGAGCTCCCAGGTGGTGGAGACCGGCCAGATGATGATCTTCATCGGGGACCGGTTCGTGATCACGGTCCGGCACGGCCACGCCTCCGAGATGTCGCCGGTCCGCGCCGACCTGGAGAAACAGCGCGCGCAGCTGCTGCAGCAGGGCCCGTGGGCTGTCGCGTACGCGGTGACCGACCGGGTCGTCGACCACTACCTGGAGGTGGCCGAGCAGGTCGAGGCGGATCTGGACCTGATCGAGGAGGGTGTCTTCTCGCGCGACAAGAGCGCCCCGATCCAGCAGGTCTACCAGCTCAAGCGGGAGCTGGTGGAGTTCCGCCGGGCGGTGGTGCCGTTGCAGCGGCCGCTGTCCGGGATCATCGCCAGCCAGGGCGTGGTGCCCAAGGAGATCCGCCGGTACTTCCGGGACGTGCAGGACCACCTGACCCGTACCGTCGAGCAGGTCTCCTCCTACGACGACCTGCTCAACTCGATCCTGCAGGCCCGGCTCGCCCAGGTGACCGTCGACCAGAACAACGACATGCGCAAGATCGCGGCTTGGGCCGGTATCGCCACGGTGTGGACCGCCGCGGCCGGCGTCTACGGCATGAACTTCGACTACATGCCGGAGACCAAGTGGCAGTACGGCTACCCCGGCCTGATCGCCGTGCTCTCGGTGATCACGGTGATCCTGTACCGCGCGTTCCGCCGCAACGGCTGGCTCTAG
- a CDS encoding PKD domain-containing protein, with translation MRTTRSRRSAALSAVGLGALLSAGLAAPAHASGAPAEGVYRLGASSVFAGQSVTLTQLSLTGNEDASVQDRQVDWGDGTQGTMADGTSLAHRYATAGTYRVRVAITDTDGDSAGTFSGGDTVVVGAVAGTYRLLTGTVWSGPEGAQETGLALSGVPAAADTVKIGWGDGTVSEVNRTTTRVMHEYAQAGTRKVTVTLADENGDSAALAVGSVAVKSDLTRPFMTITTPSKKSKASSWRTIRGTAGDKGSGLYRAAIGLAQVRGKTEYYYNGKKWVKGDAEKAAGFLVRPAANGTWSFKPVVAPTKGYLIVWYAAVDQVWNAYTPKGKLVKLSS, from the coding sequence ATGCGCACCACTCGATCGCGCCGTTCCGCAGCCCTGTCCGCCGTGGGGCTCGGCGCCCTGCTCTCGGCCGGCCTGGCGGCGCCGGCGCACGCCTCGGGCGCCCCGGCGGAGGGCGTCTACCGGCTCGGCGCGAGCAGCGTGTTCGCCGGCCAGTCGGTCACCCTGACCCAGCTGTCGCTGACCGGCAACGAGGACGCCTCGGTGCAGGACCGGCAGGTGGACTGGGGTGACGGCACGCAGGGCACGATGGCGGACGGCACCAGCCTGGCGCACCGCTACGCGACAGCCGGCACGTACCGGGTGCGGGTGGCGATCACCGACACCGACGGGGACAGCGCCGGCACCTTCAGCGGCGGGGACACCGTGGTCGTGGGGGCGGTGGCGGGGACGTACCGGCTGCTGACCGGCACGGTGTGGAGCGGGCCCGAGGGCGCCCAGGAGACCGGGCTGGCGCTCAGCGGCGTCCCGGCGGCGGCCGACACCGTGAAGATCGGCTGGGGGGACGGCACGGTCAGCGAGGTGAACCGGACCACGACCCGGGTGATGCACGAGTACGCCCAGGCCGGCACCCGGAAGGTGACGGTGACGCTCGCCGACGAGAACGGCGACTCGGCCGCCCTGGCCGTCGGCAGCGTCGCCGTGAAGAGCGACCTCACCCGGCCCTTCATGACGATCACCACACCGTCGAAGAAGTCCAAGGCGTCGTCCTGGCGCACCATCCGCGGCACGGCCGGCGACAAGGGATCCGGGCTGTACCGCGCCGCGATCGGGCTGGCCCAGGTGCGCGGCAAGACCGAGTACTACTACAACGGCAAGAAGTGGGTGAAGGGCGACGCCGAGAAGGCGGCGGGCTTCCTCGTCCGGCCCGCCGCGAACGGCACCTGGTCGTTCAAGCCGGTGGTCGCCCCGACCAAGGGATACCTGATCGTCTGGTACGCGGCGGTCGACCAGGTGTGGAACGCCTACACCCCGAAGGGCAAGCTGGTGAAGCTGAGCAGCTGA
- a CDS encoding transketolase family protein: protein MRETFVATTTALLDEDPRTALVLADISADAFAPALRRHPDRALNVGIREQLMVGVGGGLALTGMRPYLHSYAPFLIDRAYEQIKLDLGHQDAGAVLVSIGGSYDAAAAGYTHQSPGDVALLDTLDGWTVRVPGHRDEVPAMLREAARHDDRVYVRLGVQENAGAHPDGQRLRVLRRGGPLVLAVGPMLDPVLAATEGLDVTVAYTNTPRPLDTEGLRLLAEGEVMVVEPYLAGTSARLVSEALSGLPHRALHLGVGRAEVRDYGTWEDHARAHGLDAAGLRASITGFLG from the coding sequence ATGCGGGAGACCTTCGTGGCCACCACCACCGCCCTGCTCGACGAGGACCCGCGCACCGCGCTGGTACTCGCCGACATCTCCGCCGACGCGTTCGCGCCGGCCCTGCGCCGGCACCCCGACCGGGCCCTGAACGTGGGCATCCGCGAGCAGCTGATGGTCGGGGTCGGCGGCGGGCTGGCGCTCACCGGGATGCGGCCCTACCTGCACTCCTACGCGCCGTTCCTGATCGACCGGGCGTACGAGCAGATCAAGCTGGACCTGGGGCACCAGGACGCCGGGGCGGTGCTGGTCAGCATCGGCGGCTCCTACGACGCGGCCGCCGCCGGATACACCCATCAGTCCCCCGGCGACGTCGCCCTGCTCGACACCCTGGACGGCTGGACCGTGCGGGTGCCCGGGCACCGCGACGAGGTACCGGCGATGCTGCGCGAGGCGGCCCGGCACGACGACCGGGTCTACGTGCGGCTGGGGGTGCAGGAGAACGCGGGCGCCCACCCGGACGGCCAGCGGCTGCGGGTGCTACGGCGCGGCGGGCCGCTGGTCCTGGCGGTCGGGCCGATGCTCGACCCGGTGCTGGCGGCGACCGAGGGCCTGGACGTCACGGTGGCGTACACCAACACCCCGCGGCCGCTGGACACCGAAGGCCTGCGCCTGCTGGCGGAGGGCGAGGTGATGGTGGTCGAGCCCTACCTCGCCGGGACGTCGGCCCGACTGGTCAGCGAGGCGCTGAGCGGCCTCCCGCACCGGGCGCTGCACCTCGGCGTGGGCCGGGCCGAGGTGCGCGATTACGGCACCTGGGAGGACCATGCCCGGGCGCACGGGCTGGACGCCGCCGGCCTGCGGGCGTCGATCACCGGATTCCTCGGTTAG
- a CDS encoding rhomboid family intramembrane serine protease: MSEAPSTSPVCYRHPGTETLLRCSRCEKPICPKCMNDAAVGFQCPDCVKDGRRSQRQARTAFGGSVVAGRAAYAVRTIIAVNFVVMAVSVAFGGLRAIAGAGGFLNTGGAQTKLTRAFEVLGYARYGGDWHGVAAGEWYRLVTAMFVHYGAVHLLLNMMLLLQIGTYLEERFGPLRFLALYFLAGFGGNVAIYALQEPYIPAAGASTATFGLVIGIIIVNRRLALDNSSLIPLLVMNLIYTFGLPGISVEGHLGGLAAGAAAALILAYAKLPHRSLKQAVGCAILFAALVAIAIARTIQILN, encoded by the coding sequence ATGAGTGAGGCTCCCTCCACATCCCCGGTGTGCTATCGACACCCGGGCACGGAGACCTTGCTCCGATGCAGCCGGTGCGAGAAACCGATCTGCCCGAAATGCATGAACGACGCGGCGGTCGGCTTCCAGTGCCCGGACTGTGTCAAAGACGGACGACGTAGCCAGCGGCAGGCGCGTACCGCTTTCGGCGGGAGCGTTGTCGCTGGCCGCGCCGCCTACGCGGTGCGCACCATCATCGCTGTCAACTTCGTGGTGATGGCCGTCTCGGTCGCCTTCGGTGGTCTCCGCGCGATCGCCGGCGCGGGCGGGTTCCTCAACACCGGCGGTGCGCAGACCAAGCTCACCAGGGCGTTCGAGGTGCTGGGCTACGCCCGCTACGGCGGCGACTGGCACGGCGTCGCGGCCGGCGAGTGGTACCGCCTGGTCACCGCGATGTTCGTGCACTACGGCGCGGTGCACCTGCTGCTCAACATGATGTTGTTGCTGCAGATCGGCACCTACCTCGAGGAGCGGTTCGGCCCGCTCCGCTTCCTGGCGCTCTACTTCCTGGCCGGCTTCGGCGGCAACGTCGCGATCTACGCCCTCCAGGAGCCCTACATCCCCGCGGCGGGCGCCTCGACCGCCACGTTCGGCCTGGTGATCGGCATCATCATCGTGAACCGGCGACTGGCGCTGGACAACAGCTCGCTGATCCCGCTGCTGGTGATGAACCTGATCTACACCTTCGGCCTGCCCGGCATCTCGGTCGAGGGCCACCTCGGCGGCCTGGCCGCGGGCGCCGCCGCCGCGCTGATCCTGGCCTATGCCAAACTGCCGCACCGCTCACTGAAACAGGCCGTCGGCTGCGCGATCCTGTTCGCGGCCCTGGTCGCCATCGCGATCGCCCGCACCATCCAGATCCTCAATTAG
- a CDS encoding PH domain-containing protein has protein sequence MQWRVRPVLPVTKLIGACAVVVLAVAFGGGDRIRWVLAAVVAGLLLAWALRDVLVPVRLAADADGLTVVSGLARRRRLSWSQVERVRVDRTTRRGLRSELLEIDAGDAIYLFGAHELGAMPEDVAAELTGWRA, from the coding sequence ATGCAGTGGCGCGTCCGACCGGTGCTGCCGGTCACCAAGCTGATCGGTGCCTGTGCCGTGGTGGTCCTCGCCGTCGCGTTCGGCGGCGGCGACCGGATCCGCTGGGTGCTGGCCGCCGTGGTCGCCGGCCTGCTGCTCGCCTGGGCGCTGCGCGACGTGCTGGTCCCGGTGCGACTCGCGGCCGACGCGGACGGGCTCACGGTGGTCAGCGGGCTCGCCCGGCGCCGGCGGCTGAGCTGGTCGCAGGTGGAACGCGTGCGGGTCGACCGGACCACCCGGCGCGGCTTGCGCAGCGAGCTGCTGGAGATCGATGCCGGCGACGCCATCTACCTGTTCGGCGCGCACGAACTGGGTGCCATGCCCGAGGACGTGGCCGCCGAGCTGACCGGTTGGCGCGCCTGA
- the soxR gene encoding redox-sensitive transcriptional activator SoxR: METLTIGEMAARSGVAPSALRYYEREGLLHAARTGGNQRRYERADLRRIAFIKIAQQVGVSLEEIREALAELPENRTPTKADWSRLSSHWRHRLDERIAMMERLRDQLTGCIGCGCLSLQRCNLINPRDRLATRGTGPQMILNPPRD; this comes from the coding sequence ATGGAGACCCTCACCATCGGGGAGATGGCGGCCCGCAGCGGGGTGGCGCCCTCGGCGCTGCGCTACTACGAGCGGGAGGGCCTGCTGCACGCCGCGCGCACCGGAGGCAACCAGCGGCGCTACGAGCGGGCCGACCTGCGCCGGATCGCGTTCATCAAGATCGCCCAGCAGGTCGGGGTGTCGCTGGAGGAGATCCGCGAGGCGCTCGCCGAGCTGCCGGAGAACCGGACGCCGACCAAGGCCGACTGGTCCCGGCTGTCCAGCCACTGGCGGCACCGGCTGGACGAGCGGATCGCCATGATGGAACGGCTGCGCGACCAGCTGACCGGCTGCATCGGGTGCGGCTGCCTGTCGCTGCAGCGGTGCAACCTGATCAACCCGCGGGACCGGCTGGCGACCCGGGGCACCGGCCCGCAGATGATCCTCAACCCGCCGCGGGACTGA
- a CDS encoding aminotransferase-like domain-containing protein: MTAEQLISFARGAPSLDIVDVEGLKAAAARAFDADPAGVTAYGTSVGYLPLRKWIADKHGVSPDQVIVTNGSLQADAFLFGHLVQPGDDVVVEKPTYDRTLLNLQNLGAKVHQVTLRPDGIDIDELRTLLESGVRPKLAHIIPNYQNPAGLTLSAEKRRELLALAEQFEFIIFEDDPYVDIRFRGEPLPSMLSMDTNNLVVHASSFTKTVCPGVRVGYLVGPAALIDAIAKKATNLYISPGMVSEAIVHQFCVSGDIDKSVQKVSAALGERAKVLAESIRKHIPGATFTEPDGGYFLWVDLPADVDVDKLFPAAMKKGVAIVKGSDFLLEGGRNSVRLAYSAVTVDQIDEGVRRIAEAIDEVRA; the protein is encoded by the coding sequence ATGACCGCAGAGCAGCTCATCTCGTTCGCCCGTGGTGCTCCGTCGCTGGACATCGTCGACGTGGAGGGTCTGAAGGCCGCCGCCGCCCGTGCCTTCGACGCCGATCCGGCCGGGGTCACCGCGTACGGCACGTCAGTCGGTTACCTCCCGCTGCGGAAGTGGATCGCCGACAAGCACGGTGTCTCGCCGGATCAGGTCATCGTGACCAACGGCTCGCTGCAGGCCGACGCGTTCCTCTTCGGCCACCTGGTGCAGCCCGGCGACGACGTGGTCGTGGAGAAGCCGACCTACGACCGCACCCTGCTCAACCTGCAGAACCTGGGCGCCAAGGTGCACCAGGTGACACTGCGGCCGGACGGCATCGACATCGACGAGCTGCGCACGCTGCTGGAGTCCGGGGTTCGCCCGAAACTGGCGCACATCATCCCGAACTACCAGAACCCGGCCGGGCTCACGCTCTCCGCGGAGAAGCGGCGCGAACTGCTGGCGTTGGCCGAGCAGTTCGAGTTCATCATCTTCGAGGACGACCCGTACGTGGACATCCGGTTCCGCGGCGAGCCGCTCCCGTCGATGCTCTCGATGGACACCAACAACCTGGTGGTGCACGCCTCCAGCTTCACCAAGACGGTCTGCCCCGGCGTGCGCGTGGGCTACCTGGTCGGCCCGGCCGCGCTGATCGACGCGATCGCGAAGAAGGCCACCAACCTCTACATCTCCCCGGGCATGGTCTCCGAGGCGATCGTTCACCAGTTCTGCGTGTCCGGCGACATCGACAAGTCGGTCCAGAAGGTCAGCGCGGCGCTGGGCGAGCGGGCGAAGGTGCTGGCCGAGTCGATCCGCAAGCACATCCCCGGTGCCACCTTCACCGAGCCGGACGGCGGTTACTTCCTCTGGGTGGACCTGCCCGCCGACGTCGACGTGGACAAGCTGTTCCCGGCGGCCATGAAGAAGGGTGTCGCGATCGTGAAGGGCAGCGACTTCCTGCTGGAGGGCGGTCGCAACTCGGTGCGCCTGGCGTACTCCGCTGTCACCGTCGACCAGATCGACGAGGGCGTCCGGCGGATCGCCGAGGCGATCGACGAGGTTCGCGCCTGA
- the eccB gene encoding type VII secretion protein EccB, producing MSELERFTGALIAHDADPPRPPLRRTLPVVLTGLLIAALTAGALAGYGMVTGAALGEPTDPSAILLDRRTGARYVYLESDHRLHPILNYTSGLLLAAAERPRVTAVASTRLAGVPLGETLGIPDAPDALPPAEKLLDSAWTVCTEGGAGTLLVGVSPTGGTVADQALLVRDPTGRTVLVHAGHRFQLPSDRVEATMRALGWEGRVPGRVAAGWIDAVPAGPDLIAPVVPGAGAASVLPGHRVGEVLTDSGARFAVVLADGVAAVTELQARLLAPPTAVGAEFVRLPPSGRRLRSADDLPAAIPAIVDLPVRVCVTRPADGPATVRLNPAVPASGPVHVPRGSGAVVTSPAGAIHLITDAGRAYPLASGALLARLGYAGVRPVTVPAELIAQLPAGPLLDPEAAGRR from the coding sequence GTGTCCGAGCTCGAACGGTTCACCGGCGCCCTGATCGCCCATGACGCGGATCCGCCGCGGCCCCCGCTGCGCCGCACCCTTCCCGTGGTGCTGACCGGCCTGCTGATCGCCGCGCTCACGGCGGGCGCGCTGGCCGGGTACGGCATGGTCACCGGCGCGGCCCTGGGCGAGCCCACCGACCCCTCGGCGATCCTGCTCGACCGCCGCACCGGCGCCCGCTACGTCTACCTGGAGTCGGACCACCGCCTGCACCCGATCCTCAACTACACCTCCGGCCTGCTGCTCGCCGCCGCGGAGAGGCCGCGGGTGACGGCGGTGGCCTCGACGAGGCTGGCCGGTGTGCCGCTCGGGGAGACGCTCGGTATCCCGGACGCCCCGGACGCGTTGCCGCCCGCGGAGAAACTGCTGGACAGCGCCTGGACGGTCTGTACCGAAGGCGGCGCCGGCACCCTGCTGGTCGGGGTGAGCCCTACCGGCGGGACCGTTGCCGATCAGGCGCTGCTGGTCCGTGACCCGACCGGTCGCACGGTCCTGGTGCATGCCGGGCACCGTTTCCAGCTGCCGTCGGACCGGGTGGAAGCGACGATGCGGGCGCTCGGCTGGGAGGGCCGGGTGCCCGGGCGGGTGGCGGCCGGCTGGATCGACGCGGTGCCGGCCGGTCCGGATCTGATCGCTCCCGTGGTGCCCGGCGCCGGCGCCGCCTCGGTGCTGCCCGGCCACCGGGTGGGCGAGGTGCTCACCGACTCCGGCGCGCGGTTCGCGGTGGTGCTGGCCGACGGCGTCGCGGCGGTCACCGAGCTGCAGGCCCGACTGCTCGCGCCGCCCACCGCGGTGGGCGCGGAGTTCGTCCGGCTGCCGCCGTCCGGCCGGCGGTTGCGGTCCGCCGACGACCTGCCGGCCGCGATCCCGGCGATCGTCGATCTTCCGGTACGGGTGTGTGTCACCCGCCCCGCTGACGGGCCGGCCACCGTACGCCTGAACCCGGCAGTTCCGGCATCCGGCCCGGTACACGTGCCCCGGGGCAGCGGCGCCGTGGTGACCTCACCGGCCGGTGCGATCCACCTGATCACCGACGCCGGCCGGGCCTATCCGCTGGCGAGTGGTGCCCTGCTGGCCCGGCTCGGCTACGCCGGGGTGCGCCCGGTCACCGTGCCGGCCGAGCTGATCGCACAGCTGCCGGCCGGCCCCCTCCTGGATCCGGAGGCGGCCGGCCGGCGCTGA
- a CDS encoding peptidylprolyl isomerase: protein MAETIYATLHTNHGPIRLQLFPDHAPATVRNFVELAEGTKAYTDPRTGQPGSGPYYNGTISHRVIAGFMVQMGDPTGTGRGGPGFQFADEFHPELSFDRPYLLAMANAGPGTNGSQFFITVGPTPHLNRRHTIFGQVADEQSAKVVDSIANTPTGPGDRPREDVVIERVEIERS, encoded by the coding sequence GTGGCCGAGACGATTTACGCCACTCTGCACACCAACCACGGTCCGATCCGGCTTCAGCTGTTCCCGGACCACGCCCCGGCGACCGTCCGGAACTTCGTGGAGCTGGCCGAGGGCACCAAGGCGTACACCGACCCGCGCACCGGTCAGCCGGGCAGCGGTCCGTACTACAACGGCACCATCTCGCACCGGGTGATCGCCGGTTTCATGGTCCAGATGGGTGACCCGACCGGCACCGGCCGGGGTGGCCCGGGCTTCCAGTTCGCCGACGAGTTCCACCCGGAGCTCTCCTTCGACCGGCCGTACCTGCTGGCCATGGCGAACGCGGGCCCCGGCACCAACGGGTCGCAGTTCTTCATCACGGTCGGCCCGACGCCGCACCTGAACCGTCGGCACACCATCTTCGGCCAGGTCGCGGACGAGCAGTCGGCCAAGGTCGTGGACTCGATCGCGAACACCCCCACCGGCCCGGGCGACCGGCCGCGCGAGGACGTCGTGATCGAGCGGGTGGAGATCGAGCGCTCCTGA
- a CDS encoding phosphocholine cytidylyltransferase family protein produces MIGLVLAAGAGRRLRPYTDTLPKALVPVDGETTIMDISLRNLAAAGLTDVTIVVGYRASAVEERVEAFQNKYGVKISLVHNDKAEEWNNAYSLWLARDHFAKGALMVNGDTVHPVSVEQTLLANRGPSILLAVDNVKKLADEEMKTVFDADGQLTRITKLMEPAEAFGEYIGANIIEASAASALADALKATFERNPDLYYEDGFQEYANRGGEVRAATIGDLPWVEVDNHDDLAKARDIACRY; encoded by the coding sequence ATGATCGGTCTGGTGCTTGCCGCCGGCGCCGGGCGCCGCCTGCGCCCGTACACGGACACGCTGCCGAAGGCGCTCGTACCGGTCGATGGCGAGACCACGATCATGGACATCTCGCTGCGGAACCTCGCCGCCGCGGGGCTGACCGACGTGACCATCGTCGTCGGCTACCGCGCGAGCGCCGTGGAGGAGCGGGTCGAGGCGTTCCAGAACAAGTACGGCGTGAAGATCTCCCTGGTGCACAACGACAAGGCCGAGGAGTGGAACAACGCGTACTCGCTCTGGCTGGCCCGGGACCACTTCGCCAAGGGCGCGCTGATGGTCAACGGGGACACCGTGCACCCGGTCAGCGTCGAGCAGACCCTGCTGGCGAACCGCGGCCCGAGCATCCTGCTGGCCGTCGACAACGTGAAGAAGCTGGCCGACGAGGAGATGAAGACCGTCTTCGACGCGGACGGCCAGCTCACCCGGATCACCAAGCTGATGGAGCCGGCCGAGGCCTTCGGTGAGTACATCGGCGCCAACATCATCGAGGCGTCCGCCGCGTCCGCGCTGGCCGACGCGCTGAAGGCGACGTTCGAGCGCAACCCCGACCTGTACTACGAGGACGGCTTCCAGGAGTACGCGAACCGCGGTGGCGAGGTCCGCGCGGCGACCATCGGCGACCTGCCGTGGGTCGAGGTCGACAACCACGACGACCTGGCGAAAGCCCGGGACATCGCATGCCGCTACTAG